One Chryseobacterium indoltheticum DNA segment encodes these proteins:
- a CDS encoding response regulator transcription factor translates to MEKSRILYAEDDQTIAFLIQDSLENYYEINHYSDGKSALQAFNSQTFDICLLDIMMPEMNGFDLAKSIRQKNSEIPIIFISAKALKEDRIKGLKIGADDYLVKPFSIEELILKIEVFLKRSKKSESYPQKHTVGRYNFDPKNYTLQASDNKITLTQRESELLLYFILHKNTVLKRQDILKAVWGDDDYFMGRSLDVFISRLRKVFADEQNIIIENLHGIGFRFSEK, encoded by the coding sequence ATGGAAAAATCCAGAATTTTATATGCCGAAGATGACCAAACGATAGCTTTTCTAATTCAGGACAGTTTGGAAAATTATTATGAAATTAATCATTATTCGGATGGGAAATCTGCTCTTCAAGCTTTCAACAGTCAAACTTTCGACATTTGCCTTTTAGATATTATGATGCCTGAGATGAACGGATTTGATCTCGCAAAAAGCATCCGTCAAAAAAACTCAGAAATTCCTATTATTTTTATTTCTGCAAAAGCTCTCAAAGAAGACAGAATTAAAGGTTTAAAAATTGGCGCCGACGATTATCTCGTAAAGCCTTTCAGTATTGAAGAACTTATTTTGAAGATTGAAGTTTTCCTGAAACGTTCAAAAAAATCAGAATCTTATCCACAAAAACATACAGTTGGGAGATACAATTTTGATCCTAAAAATTATACTTTACAAGCGTCTGACAATAAAATTACTCTTACTCAAAGAGAATCTGAATTGCTTCTATATTTCATTCTTCATAAAAACACGGTTCTAAAAAGACAAGATATTTTAAAAGCAGTTTGGGGCGATGATGATTATTTTATGGGTAGAAGTCTTGATGTCTTTATTTCAAGACTCCGAAAAGTTTTTGCAGACGAACAAAACATTATCATTGAAAATCTTCACGGCATTGGATTTCGATTTTCTGAAAAATAA